One window of the Dreissena polymorpha isolate Duluth1 chromosome 5, UMN_Dpol_1.0, whole genome shotgun sequence genome contains the following:
- the LOC127880987 gene encoding uncharacterized protein LOC127880987, protein MKTTDNVKNYGLRREDTMFDTLTSSKRRYIETWRQSVSAFMETGNICKVTIGDVTPEPTSETRITSDTRWSHSDHSRSPAETSSRQEMASPSLPAVKFSYSHVPDHVTRQYRRDKAPVTRDRTFSLTSLPPSPPNGFAVQNGTDLHQAYKRRTSAMRAATSNITSELPDVTRDGKDVTRKSSMLAREIYEKYNLKNKSQNLLSVGKSNPNGIEQFSMPWRNKTFLTLPLRFNGTAQQKPSIIREKTNITEMRYNINDLENNDEWDDVRNW, encoded by the exons ATGAAAACAACGGACAATGTAAAAAATTACGGTCTACGTCGAGAAGACACAATGTTTGACACGTTGACGTCAAGTAAACGACGCTACATCGAGACTTGGCGTCAAAGCGTCAGCGCGTTCATGGAGACCGGAAATATCTGCAAAGTCACCATCGGTGACGTCACGCCCGAGCCTACGTCAGAGACGCGGATAACGTCAGATACACGTTGGAGTCACTCGGACCACTCGCGGTCGCCTGCG gAGACCAGCAGTAGACAGGAAATGGCGAGCCCATCACTTCCGGCGGTGAAGTTTTCTTACTCACACGTTCCCGATCACGTCACAAGGCAGTACAGACGCGATAAAGCCCCAGTCACGCGCGACCGCACTTTTTCTTTGACGTCATTACCGCCGTCTCCGCCCAACGGCTTTGCGGTTCAAAACGGAACCGATCTGCACCAGGCGTACAAGCGGCGGACTTCCGCGATGCGCGCGGCGACCAGTAATATAACGTCCGAGCTGCCTGACGTAACGAGGGACGGCAAAGATGTTACGCGGAAAAGCTCAATGCTTGCCAGAGAAATCTACGAAAAGTATAACCTAAAAAATAAATCGCAGAATTTACTTTCAGTGGGAAAATCGAACCCAAACGGCATTGAGCAGTTTTCTATGCCGTGGAGAAATAAGACGTTTTTGACGCTGCCGCTACGTTTTAACGGCACCGCGCAACAAAAGCCGAGCATAATTCGCGAGAAAACGAACATCACCGAAATGAGATACAACATCAACGACCTTGAAAATAATGACGAGTGGGACGATGTGAGAAACTGGTAG